A single window of Selenomonas sputigena DNA harbors:
- a CDS encoding S1 domain-containing RNA-binding protein: protein MSIEVGSIVEGVVTGITNFGAFVELPEGKVGLVHISEVADEYVRDVHDFLKEKDKVKVKVLTIDDRGKIGLSIKQLQEKKPMEKKVGEVPRRPMPPRRGAGGDFRRQGRFGPGSASFEDKLSRFLKDSDERLTDLRRKTDSKRGGRGSRRD, encoded by the coding sequence TTGTCCATTGAAGTAGGCAGTATTGTTGAGGGTGTTGTGACGGGCATTACGAATTTTGGAGCGTTCGTCGAGCTGCCTGAGGGGAAGGTCGGTCTTGTCCATATCTCTGAGGTCGCTGACGAGTATGTGCGGGACGTCCATGATTTCCTCAAGGAGAAGGACAAGGTGAAGGTCAAGGTCTTGACGATCGACGATCGCGGCAAGATCGGGCTTTCCATCAAGCAACTGCAGGAAAAGAAACCGATGGAGAAGAAGGTCGGCGAAGTTCCGCGCCGTCCGATGCCGCCGCGCCGCGGTGCAGGCGGGGACTTTAGGCGGCAGGGGCGTTTCGGTCCGGGCAGTGCCTCCTTTGAAGACAAGTTGTCGCGCTTCCTCAAGGACAGCGATGAAAGGCTGACGGACTTGCGCCGCAAGACGGATTCCAAGCGCGGCGGCCGCGGTTCGCGCAGGGATTGA
- a CDS encoding FtsB family cell division protein: MEMVTESKRRGHRLDWFVVVILCVLGYFSYTMIDQQIHLNELDRDCAAAQQRLETAQRENAELKDLKAKLDDPVYIEKTAREELGMTHEGELPYIAKK; the protein is encoded by the coding sequence ATGGAGATGGTAACGGAAAGCAAGCGCAGGGGACACCGACTCGACTGGTTCGTCGTCGTCATCCTTTGCGTGCTCGGGTACTTCTCCTACACGATGATCGATCAGCAGATTCACCTGAACGAGCTTGACCGCGACTGCGCGGCGGCGCAGCAGCGTCTGGAAACAGCGCAGCGGGAGAACGCAGAGCTTAAGGACCTCAAGGCAAAGCTCGACGATCCCGTTTACATCGAGAAGACGGCACGCGAAGAGCTAGGCATGACGCACGAGGGCGAGCTGCCGTATATCGCGAAGAAGTGA
- a CDS encoding MGDG synthase family glycosyltransferase, whose protein sequence is MAARSYLIVAASIGSGHMKAAEALAAALLRAEPKAHVAVVDFTRRDTAWVTWFMKAAYLKMLHFMPNLYQLLYRFTGHRQGASPVQKLIASLTKRNMRRLVRLHAADTVICTHPFPEGAASCLKKSGEEDFFFATVLTDYSVHRMWFYPGVDAFFVATERMRRSLVKEGCAATAVHATGIPILPLSPADFDRAAICERLGLSESLPTILVMGGGLGLGDVAQSLEKLEDVAEKLQILVVAGKNERLLAWVKAHAVRSHHAVRAWGYTNAVPDLMAVAALLISKPGALTISEAWAMGVPLILHEPIPGPELENAMIASERGTAVWLGKGENLAALVMGLLGDASRLASMREAALLASRPAAAQEIAQFLQMAGASVG, encoded by the coding sequence ATGGCGGCTCGCAGCTATCTGATCGTAGCGGCGTCGATCGGCTCTGGACACATGAAGGCGGCGGAAGCCTTGGCAGCGGCTCTTTTGCGGGCGGAGCCGAAGGCGCATGTGGCGGTCGTCGACTTCACGAGGCGCGATACGGCATGGGTCACTTGGTTCATGAAGGCGGCCTATCTGAAGATGCTGCACTTCATGCCGAACCTTTACCAGCTACTCTATCGTTTCACGGGGCACAGGCAGGGCGCTTCGCCCGTGCAGAAGCTCATCGCTTCCTTGACGAAGCGCAACATGCGCAGACTTGTGCGTCTCCATGCAGCGGACACGGTGATCTGCACGCATCCTTTTCCCGAGGGTGCGGCGTCGTGTCTCAAGAAGAGCGGCGAGGAAGATTTCTTTTTTGCCACGGTTCTTACGGACTACAGCGTGCATCGCATGTGGTTCTATCCGGGTGTCGACGCCTTCTTTGTCGCGACGGAGAGGATGCGGCGCAGCCTCGTCAAGGAAGGCTGTGCAGCGACGGCGGTTCATGCGACGGGCATTCCGATTCTGCCGCTGTCCCCAGCAGATTTTGACCGTGCGGCGATTTGCGAAAGGCTGGGACTCAGCGAGTCGCTTCCTACAATCCTCGTCATGGGCGGCGGGCTTGGACTCGGCGATGTGGCTCAGTCTCTTGAAAAGCTTGAGGATGTCGCAGAAAAGCTGCAGATCCTCGTTGTTGCAGGGAAGAACGAGCGCCTTCTTGCTTGGGTCAAAGCACACGCCGTGCGCTCGCACCATGCGGTTCGCGCCTGGGGGTACACCAATGCGGTGCCTGATCTGATGGCGGTTGCAGCGCTTCTCATATCGAAGCCTGGCGCATTGACCATCAGCGAGGCGTGGGCGATGGGCGTGCCGCTGATCCTGCATGAGCCGATTCCAGGGCCGGAGCTTGAGAATGCGATGATTGCAAGCGAGCGCGGTACGGCGGTTTGGCTCGGCAAGGGCGAGAATCTGGCGGCTCTCGTCATGGGGTTGCTGGGGGACGCGTCGCGTCTCGCCTCCATGCGCGAGGCGGCGCTTCTCGCAAGCCGCCCCGCAGCGGCGCAGGAGATCGCACAGTTTCTGCAGATGGCAGGCGCAAGCGTCGGTTGA
- a CDS encoding SDR family NAD(P)-dependent oxidoreductase, whose product MNRVVLLTGGTSGIGLAAARLFLQAGSTVALAGRSATRGEAALASLGELALDGRAAFFAADLRRADEARRLVGAVCERFSRLDVLVNSAGIYLERALEELTEEEFEDVMDTNVKGTFFTTQAALAPLKESRGSIVNLSSDAGIHGNFLCTAYCASKGAVTLFTKSLALELAPFGVRVNCVCPGDVATPMTEAQLQDAPDREEALRQMSGVYPLGRIARAEEVADIIFFLTSDAASFVTGAAWSVDGGLTA is encoded by the coding sequence ATGAATCGCGTTGTTCTTCTTACGGGCGGCACGTCGGGCATCGGCCTTGCGGCGGCGCGTCTTTTCCTGCAGGCGGGCAGCACGGTCGCTCTGGCGGGGCGCTCGGCGACGCGCGGCGAGGCGGCGCTCGCTTCGTTAGGTGAATTGGCGCTCGATGGGCGCGCCGCGTTCTTCGCCGCCGACCTGCGCCGCGCCGATGAGGCGAGGCGGCTCGTGGGTGCGGTGTGCGAACGCTTTTCGCGACTCGATGTTCTCGTGAATTCGGCAGGGATCTATTTGGAACGCGCGTTGGAAGAATTGACAGAAGAGGAATTCGAGGACGTCATGGACACGAACGTCAAGGGCACCTTTTTCACAACACAGGCGGCGCTTGCGCCCTTGAAGGAGAGTCGCGGCAGCATTGTCAATCTTTCGTCTGACGCGGGGATTCACGGCAATTTCCTGTGCACGGCCTACTGCGCATCGAAGGGCGCCGTGACGCTCTTCACAAAATCTCTGGCCTTGGAACTCGCGCCTTTCGGCGTGCGCGTGAACTGCGTGTGCCCCGGAGATGTTGCGACACCGATGACGGAGGCGCAGCTGCAGGATGCTCCTGACCGTGAAGAGGCTCTGCGGCAGATGTCGGGCGTCTATCCGCTCGGTCGTATCGCGCGGGCGGAAGAAGTCGCCGATATTATTTTTTTTCTGACCTCCGATGCCGCTTCCTTCGTGACGGGCGCGGCGTGGAGCGTGGACGGCGGCCTTACGGCTTGA
- a CDS encoding HU family DNA-binding protein gives MNKTELVANVAEKAGLSKKDAEKALSAVIESVEEALVEGDKVQLIGFGTFEVKDRAARTGRNPQTGKEIKIAASRNPVFKAGKALKDAVNNK, from the coding sequence GTGAACAAAACGGAATTAGTGGCTAATGTAGCGGAAAAAGCAGGGCTGTCGAAGAAGGATGCCGAAAAGGCTCTGAGCGCAGTCATCGAGAGCGTTGAAGAGGCTCTTGTCGAGGGCGACAAGGTTCAGCTCATCGGTTTCGGTACGTTCGAGGTCAAGGATCGCGCTGCCCGTACCGGCCGCAATCCGCAGACGGGCAAGGAAATCAAGATTGCCGCTTCGAGGAATCCTGTTTTCAAGGCTGGCAAGGCATTGAAGGATGCTGTCAACAACAAGTGA
- a CDS encoding SAM-dependent methyltransferase has translation MKDVGSITVVGLGPGRFGLITLESMEAVTSGRSLLLRTAVHPSVAELKRRGVPFMSYDSWYEKAQSFEALYHAIAEDLTARARAGEEIVYAVPGSPFVAERTVLFLRDLCAKEGLELSILPGMSFVETLYGSLGIDPVEGLMILDASDAESMPFRFPTGVLFTQVYSREIASELKLALMERMNDEKEVIYLHNIALPDESVRPMPLYEIDRQTDTDHLTSLFIPHGSFQDD, from the coding sequence ATGAAAGACGTAGGAAGCATTACGGTCGTGGGACTTGGCCCCGGACGCTTCGGGCTTATCACGCTTGAAAGCATGGAGGCGGTGACGAGCGGGCGAAGCCTTCTCCTGCGCACGGCAGTTCATCCATCCGTGGCGGAACTTAAGAGGCGCGGCGTTCCTTTCATGAGCTACGATTCCTGGTATGAAAAGGCGCAAAGCTTCGAGGCGCTCTACCATGCGATTGCGGAAGATCTCACTGCAAGGGCGCGTGCAGGCGAGGAGATCGTCTATGCCGTACCCGGCAGTCCCTTTGTGGCGGAACGAACGGTTCTCTTTTTGCGTGATTTGTGCGCGAAGGAAGGATTGGAGCTTTCTATTCTGCCGGGCATGAGCTTCGTTGAGACGCTCTACGGCAGTCTCGGCATCGATCCCGTCGAGGGTCTTATGATCCTCGATGCATCGGATGCGGAGAGCATGCCCTTCCGTTTTCCGACAGGTGTGCTCTTCACGCAGGTCTACAGCCGCGAGATTGCTTCTGAGTTGAAACTCGCCTTGATGGAGCGAATGAATGACGAGAAGGAAGTCATCTATCTGCACAATATTGCGCTGCCCGATGAATCCGTGCGCCCGATGCCGCTCTATGAAATCGATCGACAGACGGATACGGATCATCTGACGAGTCTTTTCATTCCTCACGGTAGCTTCCAGGATGATTAA
- a CDS encoding diacylglycerol/lipid kinase family protein: protein MRKFLLVYNPVSGNASFKQRLDEMIWRFQTLGCMLILYRTDRELTNLALYVRESEAEGVLVAGGDGTVHEVVNVIVREKLAVPLAIIGSGTSNDFATYLGLADGLEAYIERILAHKTMRVDLGRIGEEYFINVASAGVMTNIAHEVDVRLKNTLGKMAYYLKGISELPKFRSVKFSIEADGEMREEEGFLFVIANSGIVGSFNNVATHASINDGKFDLLLVKKCSLPELVALTAEIVSGRGISEKNVLYLQASEFRIAADAPLLSDVDGEQGPPLPMHVEVVPSAIELFI, encoded by the coding sequence ATGAGAAAGTTTCTGCTGGTCTATAATCCTGTCTCGGGCAATGCATCGTTCAAGCAGCGGCTCGATGAGATGATCTGGCGCTTCCAGACACTCGGCTGCATGCTTATCCTCTACCGCACGGATCGCGAACTTACGAATCTTGCGCTCTATGTGCGGGAATCTGAGGCCGAGGGTGTGCTTGTCGCGGGCGGTGACGGCACAGTGCATGAAGTCGTCAACGTGATCGTGCGTGAAAAACTTGCGGTTCCCCTCGCGATCATCGGCAGCGGCACGTCGAACGATTTTGCGACGTACCTCGGTCTTGCAGATGGCTTGGAAGCGTATATCGAGCGCATCCTCGCGCACAAGACGATGCGCGTTGATCTCGGGCGCATCGGGGAAGAATACTTTATCAACGTCGCGAGCGCCGGCGTCATGACAAATATCGCACATGAGGTCGATGTGCGGCTGAAGAATACGCTGGGCAAGATGGCGTACTACCTGAAGGGCATCAGCGAACTGCCGAAGTTCCGTTCGGTGAAGTTTTCCATCGAGGCGGATGGCGAGATGCGCGAGGAAGAGGGCTTCCTCTTCGTCATTGCCAACAGCGGTATCGTCGGCAGTTTCAATAACGTAGCGACGCATGCGAGCATCAATGATGGTAAGTTTGATTTGCTGCTCGTGAAGAAGTGCAGTCTGCCGGAACTCGTCGCTCTGACGGCGGAGATTGTCTCGGGCAGGGGAATCTCAGAGAAGAATGTGCTGTATCTGCAGGCAAGTGAGTTTCGCATCGCGGCGGATGCGCCGCTTTTGAGTGATGTGGACGGTGAGCAGGGGCCGCCTCTTCCCATGCACGTCGAGGTTGTACCTAGTGCAATCGAGCTTTTCATCTGA
- a CDS encoding polysaccharide biosynthesis protein, whose translation MFRISSQKSTGKSKAESFLKGTLILTVASFVVKVIGSLNWIFVSRILGGEGIGLYQMAFPIYFFAMSISQAGVPVAISIITAERVALKDVFGARRVFRISMTLMVFTGLLFSLLTYFGAGWLIEWQFIRDPRAYMAVVALSPTIFFVTLLASSRGYLQGWQRMTPTAVSQIVEQIFRVLTMVLFASLLLPMGLDYAAAGASLGAFAGAIGGLLVLVYYHWKLDKDIEREYGPNLAPPPGKAPAPLGAIVRRIFSLALPVSAASIMLPIVSNLDLLIVPQRLEVAGYTVPQATELFGYLTGMAVPLVNLATILTASLAVSIVPAISEARALKDTQRVYNQTAAAVRISNFVCFPAFVVVFVLATPISTLIYNAPGAGPAVLVSSFSIVLLGLHQVSTAVLQGLGHPKIPMINMILAAAVKVALNWILTAIPWLGIMGAAWATAADMGVAAVINLYFIWRYIGYRMELLQLFKTMAAAAFMAGAVYLFYSFVMSTLAVNAVATFGSVFVGVIVYVAALILVRGLLEEDMARIPFIGSLSIRFLRRIGIFRSVEGAKG comes from the coding sequence GTGTTTCGTATCAGCAGTCAAAAATCTACAGGCAAGAGCAAAGCGGAGAGTTTCCTCAAGGGGACTTTGATCTTGACGGTGGCAAGCTTCGTCGTAAAGGTCATCGGTTCCTTGAATTGGATCTTCGTTTCGCGCATCTTGGGCGGCGAGGGCATCGGGCTTTATCAGATGGCTTTCCCGATTTATTTTTTCGCCATGAGCATTTCGCAGGCGGGCGTGCCTGTCGCCATATCGATCATCACGGCGGAGCGTGTCGCTTTGAAGGACGTTTTCGGCGCACGGCGCGTATTCCGCATATCCATGACCTTGATGGTTTTTACGGGGCTTTTGTTTTCCCTTTTGACATATTTTGGCGCAGGCTGGCTCATCGAGTGGCAGTTCATTCGTGACCCGCGCGCCTATATGGCAGTCGTGGCGCTCTCGCCGACGATTTTCTTCGTGACCTTGCTCGCGAGCTCACGCGGCTATCTGCAAGGCTGGCAGCGCATGACGCCGACGGCGGTCTCGCAGATTGTCGAGCAGATCTTCCGCGTGCTCACGATGGTGCTCTTCGCGAGCCTTCTCCTGCCGATGGGACTCGACTATGCGGCGGCGGGCGCGAGCCTCGGCGCGTTTGCCGGCGCTATCGGCGGACTTCTCGTGCTCGTCTACTATCATTGGAAGCTGGACAAGGACATTGAGCGTGAGTACGGCCCGAATCTTGCGCCACCGCCGGGGAAAGCGCCGGCGCCTCTCGGGGCGATCGTCCGACGTATCTTCTCACTCGCCTTGCCCGTGTCAGCGGCGAGCATCATGCTGCCGATCGTGTCGAACCTCGACCTTTTGATCGTGCCGCAGCGTCTTGAGGTCGCGGGCTATACGGTGCCGCAGGCGACGGAGTTGTTCGGCTATCTCACGGGCATGGCGGTGCCGCTCGTCAATCTCGCGACAATCCTCACGGCGTCCTTGGCGGTGAGCATCGTGCCGGCGATTTCGGAGGCGCGAGCCTTGAAGGACACGCAGCGCGTCTACAATCAAACGGCAGCCGCCGTGCGCATATCGAACTTCGTTTGCTTTCCTGCATTCGTCGTCGTGTTCGTGCTCGCGACGCCAATCTCGACGCTCATTTACAATGCGCCGGGCGCGGGTCCCGCCGTGCTCGTCTCGTCGTTTTCCATCGTGCTCCTCGGCCTGCATCAGGTGTCGACGGCGGTTCTGCAAGGACTCGGGCATCCGAAGATTCCGATGATCAACATGATTCTTGCCGCTGCCGTCAAGGTCGCCCTCAACTGGATCTTGACAGCGATCCCTTGGCTCGGCATCATGGGCGCGGCTTGGGCGACGGCGGCGGATATGGGGGTTGCCGCTGTCATTAACCTTTACTTCATCTGGCGTTATATCGGCTATCGCATGGAGCTGCTGCAGCTCTTTAAGACGATGGCGGCGGCTGCCTTCATGGCGGGCGCTGTGTATCTCTTCTACAGCTTTGTCATGAGCACGCTCGCCGTCAATGCCGTGGCGACCTTCGGCTCGGTGTTCGTCGGCGTCATCGTCTACGTCGCGGCGCTGATTCTCGTGCGCGGACTGCTCGAAGAGGATATGGCGCGCATTCCGTTTATCGGCTCTTTGAGCATTCGTTTTTTGCGCCGCATTGGCATTTTCCGCAGCGTTGAGGGGGCGAAGGGATGA
- a CDS encoding DUF4931 domain-containing protein gives MEINLIGFNTTLGKKKPENIINKTAPCPFCDRENLSGIVDTDGDLVLLKNKYNVIEDADQFVLIESKICHSDMPDYSAEHMHRLIRFGVHHWQKMQNSGKYEAVIFFKNFGPLSGGTLRHPHMQIVGFHSLNENLTFDPLEFEGLTIHEENDVDFNIATCPRIGFSEFNVVPKTNEPLDTVADDIQIAVDYLMHHFNKRCNSYNIFFYQENGILRAKIMPRFATSPLFIGYNIRFRPSNLEDLRNNVRKIYFDRK, from the coding sequence ATGGAAATCAATCTCATCGGTTTCAATACGACGCTCGGCAAGAAAAAGCCGGAAAATATCATCAACAAGACCGCCCCATGTCCTTTCTGTGACCGTGAAAATCTCTCGGGCATCGTCGATACAGACGGCGACCTCGTGCTGCTCAAGAACAAGTACAACGTCATCGAAGACGCCGACCAGTTCGTTCTCATTGAGAGCAAAATCTGTCACTCCGACATGCCCGACTATTCCGCCGAGCACATGCACCGCCTCATTCGTTTCGGCGTGCATCACTGGCAGAAGATGCAGAATTCGGGAAAGTACGAGGCCGTCATCTTCTTCAAGAATTTCGGTCCACTCTCGGGCGGTACGCTGCGTCACCCCCACATGCAGATCGTCGGCTTCCACTCGCTCAACGAAAACCTGACCTTCGACCCCCTGGAATTCGAGGGACTGACCATACACGAGGAAAACGACGTCGACTTCAACATCGCGACATGCCCGCGCATCGGCTTCAGCGAATTCAATGTCGTCCCCAAGACGAACGAACCTCTGGACACCGTAGCCGACGACATACAGATTGCCGTCGACTATCTCATGCACCACTTCAACAAGCGATGCAACAGTTACAACATCTTCTTTTACCAGGAGAACGGCATCCTACGTGCCAAAATCATGCCGAGATTCGCTACCTCCCCCCTCTTCATCGGCTACAACATCCGCTTTCGTCCGAGCAACTTGGAGGATTTGCGGAACAATGTGCGAAAGATTTATTTCGATCGGAAGTAG
- the mfd gene encoding transcription-repair coupling factor, producing the protein MKALFEQMMQDGSARKIVEAFSRRAGKTLVYGLSGSQKHALFAAACDNAEKPMVIVTHSREAIEAWRADLTALLPAREILELPEVDMMAVEATAKGMERTALRMGILGRLLKKNPVIVLAHAAAAVQKGVSRRDFECMSLRLEVGATLSRETLLSRLVELGYEAAGEVDALGQFSARGGIVDIYPLNASLPLRLEFFDDEIDSLREFDPATRRSVRNVPSAVVLPVATPEESGEDATFLSYLEGEGAVIFDEPLRTRESAQKLVKETPELRAKLFSWEELVAGAEGNATFFAALMLQKIHGAEPDSLVSLAVQAVAPFQRQMDLLKNEARNWLSNKQHVVLLVGEAEKAASLRELFAKSRIPSAVAAGDEPLSDAYLNIVVGTLSNGFELPGARLVVVSEKDVFGRQKKKLAQKASKEERISHFREINVGDYVVHVNHGVGKYLGVETLDVGGIKKDYLHIKYGGDDKLFVPTDQVGLLQKYIGSEGETPRLHRMGGTEWVKAKARARASVEDIADELIALYAKRRAAKGFAFSPDTPWQREFEDAFPYEETPDQRRAIEEIKADMEKPEPMDRLLCGDVGFGKTEVAIRAAYKAVMDHKQVAVLVPTTVLAQQHFQTFSARFADFGVSVDVICRFRSAKEQKATIERLEANKVDVLIGTHAILNQKRVHFSDLGLLIVDEEQRFGVKQKEKIKKLASGVDALTLSATPIPRTLHMSLVGARDMSIIETPPAERFPVQSYVIEDNDAVLKNAIRRELRRGGQVYFVYNRVESIDIMRRRLEELVPEARIQTGHGQMAEELLERVMVDFYEGSYDILLATSIVENGLDVANANTIIVYNADRFGLSQLYQMRGRVGRSNHMAFAYFVYQADKVLSEMAEKRLQAMKEFAELGAGFKIAMRDLEIRGAGNLLGAEQHGHIASVGFEMYSKLLDEAIEERRTGKPPEEKLEPVVDIETEAYLDGEYISDPMHKIEIYQRIAAIRKNAEIQELLDELIDRFGEPTPVVLRLLEVARIRNYARELGIRSVVEKPMFLEISFVDKPTLDPDGLLKLLGLFGRNAKMLPPPQQMLRIRLAAQYKKNIANFITRVLMLLKGEQDAFSAKGATANSCRLIRS; encoded by the coding sequence ATGAAAGCACTTTTTGAACAAATGATGCAGGATGGCTCGGCTCGAAAGATTGTCGAGGCCTTTTCGCGCCGCGCGGGCAAGACGCTCGTCTACGGTCTCAGCGGCTCGCAGAAGCATGCGCTCTTTGCTGCCGCCTGCGACAATGCAGAGAAGCCCATGGTCATCGTCACGCACAGCCGCGAGGCGATCGAGGCGTGGCGCGCCGATCTGACGGCGCTTCTGCCGGCACGTGAAATCCTGGAACTGCCCGAGGTCGACATGATGGCGGTGGAAGCGACGGCGAAGGGCATGGAGCGCACGGCTCTGCGCATGGGCATACTCGGCAGGCTGCTCAAGAAGAATCCTGTCATCGTGCTCGCTCACGCCGCCGCCGCTGTACAGAAGGGCGTATCGCGCCGAGATTTCGAGTGCATGAGCCTGCGCCTTGAAGTCGGTGCGACGCTCTCGCGCGAGACGCTTCTTTCGCGTCTCGTCGAGCTTGGCTACGAGGCGGCGGGCGAGGTCGACGCCCTCGGGCAGTTCAGCGCGCGCGGTGGTATCGTCGATATCTATCCGCTTAATGCGTCCTTACCTCTTCGTCTGGAATTCTTCGACGATGAGATCGATTCTTTGCGCGAGTTTGATCCGGCGACGCGGCGCTCCGTGCGCAATGTGCCTTCAGCGGTGGTACTGCCCGTCGCGACCCCTGAGGAATCCGGCGAGGATGCGACATTCCTCTCTTACTTGGAGGGCGAGGGAGCCGTCATTTTCGACGAACCCTTGCGCACGCGTGAAAGTGCACAAAAACTCGTCAAGGAGACGCCCGAGCTGAGGGCGAAGCTTTTCTCATGGGAAGAACTTGTGGCGGGCGCCGAAGGCAATGCAACCTTCTTCGCCGCTCTCATGCTGCAGAAGATTCACGGCGCGGAGCCGGACAGTCTCGTGAGCTTGGCTGTGCAGGCAGTCGCGCCCTTCCAACGACAGATGGATCTTTTGAAGAATGAGGCGCGAAACTGGCTTTCCAACAAGCAGCACGTCGTCCTTCTCGTCGGCGAGGCAGAAAAGGCTGCTTCCCTGCGCGAACTTTTTGCGAAGTCACGCATACCATCTGCCGTCGCAGCGGGCGATGAGCCTTTGAGCGACGCCTATCTGAACATCGTGGTGGGCACGCTCTCGAATGGCTTCGAATTGCCCGGAGCGCGACTCGTCGTCGTATCCGAAAAGGACGTCTTCGGCAGGCAGAAAAAGAAACTCGCGCAGAAAGCGTCGAAGGAAGAGCGCATTTCGCACTTTCGCGAGATCAACGTCGGCGATTACGTCGTCCATGTGAATCATGGCGTCGGCAAGTATCTGGGTGTTGAAACGCTCGATGTGGGTGGCATCAAGAAGGACTATCTGCACATCAAGTACGGCGGCGACGACAAGCTCTTCGTGCCGACCGATCAGGTGGGACTCCTGCAGAAGTACATCGGTTCGGAGGGTGAGACGCCGCGGCTGCACCGCATGGGCGGCACGGAATGGGTCAAGGCGAAGGCGCGCGCGCGTGCTTCCGTCGAGGACATCGCTGATGAACTCATCGCGCTCTACGCGAAGCGCCGCGCGGCGAAGGGATTCGCCTTTTCCCCCGATACGCCGTGGCAGCGGGAGTTCGAGGACGCCTTCCCTTATGAGGAGACGCCCGACCAGCGCCGCGCCATTGAGGAGATCAAGGCGGATATGGAAAAGCCCGAGCCGATGGATCGACTGCTCTGCGGCGATGTCGGCTTCGGCAAGACGGAGGTGGCGATCCGCGCCGCCTACAAGGCGGTCATGGATCATAAGCAGGTAGCCGTGCTCGTGCCGACGACCGTGCTCGCACAGCAGCACTTTCAGACGTTTTCCGCACGCTTCGCCGATTTCGGCGTGAGCGTCGACGTCATTTGCCGCTTTCGCTCGGCGAAGGAGCAGAAGGCGACGATCGAGCGTCTGGAGGCGAACAAGGTCGACGTGCTCATCGGCACGCACGCTATCCTGAATCAGAAGCGCGTGCATTTTTCCGATCTCGGGCTTCTGATCGTCGATGAGGAGCAGCGTTTCGGCGTCAAGCAGAAGGAGAAGATCAAGAAACTTGCGTCAGGCGTAGACGCGCTGACGCTTTCGGCGACACCGATCCCGCGGACGCTTCACATGTCGCTCGTCGGAGCGCGTGACATGAGCATCATCGAGACGCCGCCCGCCGAGCGCTTCCCCGTGCAGAGCTACGTCATCGAGGACAACGACGCCGTCTTGAAAAATGCCATTCGACGTGAACTTCGGCGCGGCGGGCAGGTTTACTTCGTCTACAACCGTGTCGAGAGCATCGACATCATGCGCCGACGGCTCGAAGAACTCGTGCCTGAGGCGCGGATTCAGACGGGGCACGGGCAGATGGCGGAAGAGCTTTTGGAGCGCGTCATGGTCGATTTCTACGAGGGGAGCTACGACATCCTGCTTGCGACGAGCATCGTGGAAAATGGTCTCGACGTGGCGAACGCGAACACGATCATCGTTTACAATGCCGATCGTTTCGGTCTGTCGCAGCTCTATCAGATGCGCGGCCGCGTCGGCCGATCGAATCACATGGCGTTTGCCTATTTCGTTTATCAGGCCGACAAGGTCTTGTCCGAGATGGCGGAAAAGCGTCTGCAGGCGATGAAGGAGTTTGCCGAACTGGGCGCGGGCTTCAAGATCGCCATGCGCGACCTTGAGATCCGTGGCGCGGGCAACCTCCTTGGTGCGGAGCAGCACGGCCACATCGCGAGCGTCGGCTTCGAGATGTACTCGAAGCTTCTTGACGAGGCGATCGAGGAGAGGCGCACGGGAAAGCCGCCTGAAGAGAAGCTTGAGCCTGTCGTCGACATTGAGACGGAAGCCTACCTCGACGGTGAATACATCAGCGATCCCATGCACAAGATCGAGATTTACCAGCGCATTGCAGCGATTCGCAAGAATGCGGAGATACAGGAACTGCTTGACGAATTGATCGATCGCTTCGGCGAGCCGACGCCCGTCGTGCTGCGTTTGCTGGAAGTTGCACGCATACGCAATTACGCGCGAGAACTTGGCATACGTTCCGTCGTGGAAAAGCCGATGTTCTTGGAAATCTCTTTCGTCGATAAACCGACACTCGATCCCGATGGGCTGTTGAAGCTCCTCGGCCTCTTCGGCAGGAACGCCAAGATGCTCCCGCCGCCGCAGCAGATGCTTCGCATACGTCTGGCCGCGCAGTACAAGAAGAACATCGCGAATTTCATCACGCGCGTCCTGATGCTGCTGAAGGGCGAGCAGGACGCTTTCTCGGCGAAGGGCGCGACGGCCAACTCCTGTCGGCTCATCCGGTCGTAG